A window from Equus caballus isolate H_3958 breed thoroughbred chromosome 8, TB-T2T, whole genome shotgun sequence encodes these proteins:
- the LRRC30 gene encoding leucine-rich repeat-containing protein 30, giving the protein MGARQSSAHSQDKGPKGMVLLAGRQKFSPWDDALLSGKDPRSLLKRGMRHVSFSLVTKGMTDIPDFLWGLSEVQKLNLSHNQLRVLPPEVGKLTRLVVLNLCGNRLKSLPREISLLKSLKVLFVNMNCLTEMPAELSACKNLEVLSLSHNCLSQLPASFADLPRLRKLNISNNYFAHIPICVFSLKELDFLHVGSNRLENIAESIQCLVSLQIFIAERNNIHSFPRSLCLLTSLELLNLNNNDIQTLPDELYLLCRLARIAWNPMDKGLHISHNPLSKPLPELVEGGLEMLFSYLKDKKHN; this is encoded by the coding sequence ATGGGGGCGCGGCAGTCAAGTGCCCACTCCCAGGACAAGGGCCCCAAGGGGATGGTGCTGCTGGCCGGGAGGCAGAAATTCTCTCCGTGGGACGATGCCCTGCTCTCCGGAAAGGACCCACGGTCTCTGCTGAAGCGGGGCATGCGCCACGTCAGCTTCAGCCTGGTCACCAAGGGAATGACAGACATCCCCGACTTTCTGTGGGGCTTGTCTGAGGTCCAGAAACTCAATCTGTCTCACAACCAGCTCAGGGTTCTCCCGCCCGAGGTGGGGAAGCTGACTCGGCTCGTGGTCCTGAACTTGTGCGGGAACCGCCTAAAGAGTCTGCCCCGAGAAATCAGCCTCCTCAAGAGCCTGAAGGTGCTGTTCGTCAACATGAACTGCCTGACCGAGATGCCGGCCGAGCTGAGCGCCTGCAAAAACCTGGAGGTCCTGAGCCTGTCGCACaactgcctttcccagcttcctgccAGCTTCGCCGACCTCCCCAGACTGAGGAAGCTCAACATCAGCAACAACTATTTTGCTCACATCCCCATCTGTGTGTTTTCACTGAAGGAGCTGGATTTTTTGCACGTGGGCTCTAACCGCCTGGAAAACATCGCTGAGAGCATCCAGTGTCTGGTCAGCCTGCAGATCTTCATCGCGGAGAGAAACAATATCCACTCCTTCCCGCGGTCTCTCTGCCTGCTCACGAGCCTGGAGCTGCTGAACTTGAACAACAACGACATCCAGACCCTCCCGGACGAACTCTACCTGCTGTGTCGACTGGCGAGGATTGCTTGGAACCCCATGGACAAGGGGCTCCATATTTCCCATAACCCTCTGTCCAAGCCTCTGCCAGAGCTGGTGGAGGGGGGCCTGGAGATGCTCTTCAGCTACCTGAAGGATAAAAAGCACAACTGA